From Streptomyces sp. NBC_00690, a single genomic window includes:
- the dxs gene encoding 1-deoxy-D-xylulose-5-phosphate synthase — protein sequence MALLTRIKGPRDLDRLNPEQLDQLAEEIRTFLVDAVSKTGGHLGPNLGVVELTIALHRVFDSPKDKVLWDTGHQSYVHKLLTGRHDFSRLKMKGGLSGYPARAESDHDIIENSHASTVLGWADGLAKANEVLRRDDHVVAVIGDGALTGGMAWEALNNIAAAKDRPLVIVVNDNERSYAPTIGGLANHLATLRTTDGYERFLARGKDILGRTPVVGKPLYETLHGAKKGLKDFIAPQGMFEDLGLKYVGPIDGHDIEALESALARAKRFGGPVIVHCLTEKGRGYQPALQDEADRFHAVGKIHPDTGLPIASSGLDWTSVFGEEMVKLGQEREDIVAITAAMLQPVGLDRFAKAFPDRVYDVGIAEQHGAVSAAGLATGGVHPVFAVYATFLNRAFDQVLMDVALHKCGVTFVLDRAGVTGTDGASHNGMWDMSILQIVPGLRLAAPRDADQVRAQLREAVAVDDAPTVVRFSKGAVGPAVKAVGRIGGMDVLRHAGTDPSERPDVLLVSVGALAPMCLEIADLLDKQGISTTVVDPRWVKPVDEALAPLAERHRVVVTVEDNIRVGGVGSAVAQALRDAGVDVPLRDFGIPPRFLDHATRNEVMTEIGLTAPDIARQVTGLVAKLDGRFADESTTAGEAVEPVRD from the coding sequence GTGGCACTGCTTACCCGTATCAAGGGACCGCGCGATCTGGACCGACTCAACCCGGAGCAGCTCGATCAGCTGGCCGAAGAGATCCGGACCTTCCTCGTGGACGCCGTTTCCAAGACCGGAGGCCACCTAGGTCCCAACCTCGGCGTGGTCGAGTTGACCATCGCCCTTCACCGGGTCTTCGACTCCCCGAAGGACAAGGTCCTCTGGGACACCGGGCACCAGAGCTATGTGCACAAGCTGCTCACCGGCCGTCATGACTTCTCGCGACTCAAGATGAAGGGCGGCCTCTCGGGCTACCCGGCCCGCGCCGAGTCCGACCACGACATCATCGAGAACTCGCACGCCTCCACGGTCCTCGGTTGGGCCGACGGCCTCGCCAAGGCCAATGAGGTGCTCCGGCGCGACGACCACGTGGTCGCCGTCATCGGTGACGGCGCGCTCACCGGCGGCATGGCCTGGGAGGCGCTGAACAACATCGCCGCCGCCAAGGACCGCCCGCTGGTCATCGTCGTCAACGACAACGAGCGCTCGTACGCACCCACCATCGGCGGCCTCGCCAACCATCTGGCCACCCTGCGCACCACCGACGGGTACGAGCGGTTCCTCGCCCGCGGCAAGGACATCCTGGGTCGCACCCCCGTCGTCGGCAAGCCGCTCTACGAGACGTTGCACGGCGCGAAGAAGGGCCTCAAGGACTTCATCGCCCCGCAGGGCATGTTCGAGGACCTCGGTCTGAAGTACGTCGGCCCGATCGACGGCCATGACATCGAGGCCCTGGAGTCGGCGCTCGCCCGCGCGAAGCGCTTCGGCGGCCCCGTGATCGTCCACTGCCTCACCGAGAAGGGCCGCGGCTACCAGCCCGCCCTCCAGGACGAGGCGGACCGCTTCCACGCCGTCGGCAAGATCCACCCTGACACCGGTCTGCCCATCGCCAGCTCGGGTCTGGACTGGACCTCCGTCTTCGGCGAGGAGATGGTCAAGCTCGGCCAGGAGCGCGAGGACATCGTGGCGATCACCGCCGCCATGCTCCAGCCCGTCGGCCTGGACAGGTTCGCCAAGGCGTTCCCCGACCGCGTCTACGACGTCGGCATCGCCGAACAGCACGGCGCGGTCTCCGCGGCGGGGCTGGCCACCGGTGGGGTCCACCCCGTCTTCGCCGTGTACGCCACCTTCCTCAACCGCGCCTTCGACCAGGTCCTCATGGATGTGGCCCTGCACAAGTGCGGGGTGACCTTCGTGTTGGACCGGGCGGGTGTGACGGGCACCGACGGCGCTTCCCACAACGGCATGTGGGACATGTCCATCCTCCAGATCGTGCCGGGTCTGCGGCTGGCCGCTCCTCGTGACGCCGACCAGGTCCGGGCCCAACTCCGCGAGGCCGTCGCCGTCGATGATGCGCCGACCGTGGTCCGCTTTTCCAAGGGAGCGGTCGGACCCGCGGTGAAGGCCGTGGGTCGCATCGGCGGAATGGACGTGCTGCGCCATGCGGGCACCGACCCCTCGGAGCGCCCCGACGTCCTGTTGGTCTCCGTGGGTGCGTTGGCGCCGATGTGTCTGGAGATCGCCGATCTCCTCGACAAGCAGGGCATCTCCACCACCGTCGTCGACCCGCGTTGGGTCAAGCCGGTGGACGAGGCGTTGGCGCCGCTCGCCGAGCGCCACCGGGTGGTCGTCACCGTCGAGGACAACATCCGCGTCGGTGGTGTGGGTTCCGCGGTGGCGCAGGCCCTGCGGGATGCGGGCGTCGACGTTCCACTGCGCGACTTCGGCATTCCGCCGAGGTTCCTCGACCACGCCACCCGCAATGAGGTGATGACGGAGATCGGCCTGACCGCTCCTGACATCGCACGTCAGGTCACTGGTCTCGTCGCCAAGCTGGACGGTCGGTTCGCCGATGAGTCCACCACGGCCGGCGAGGCAGTGGAGCCGGTGCGCGACTGA
- a CDS encoding carbohydrate ABC transporter permease produces the protein MTTEEIDVVAKQETTPAPPAKKPGPTGGRNTEGGVLNVFSHGILVVWGLMVGVPLLWVLWSAFKDSNGILTDPWGLPTSLHWENWSNAWDDANMGQYFINTSIVVGGSVVGTMVLGSMAAYVLARFTFPGNRFIYYLFVAGMSFPVFMLVIPLFFVMRDFPLTSLLASYHGLILVYIAYSLPFTVFFMTSFFRTLPSSVAEAAMIDGASHTRTFFQVMLPMAKPGLISIGIFNFLGQWNQYLLPMVLNQEEDKYVLTQGLAMIALQQGYENDWGALMAGMMIAMLPVLVVYTIFQRQVQSGLTAGAIK, from the coding sequence ATGACGACCGAAGAAATCGACGTGGTGGCGAAGCAGGAGACCACTCCTGCCCCGCCCGCCAAGAAGCCGGGCCCGACCGGCGGACGCAACACCGAGGGCGGGGTGCTGAATGTCTTCTCGCACGGCATCCTCGTCGTCTGGGGGCTGATGGTCGGTGTGCCGCTGCTCTGGGTGCTGTGGAGCGCGTTCAAGGACAGCAACGGCATCCTCACCGACCCCTGGGGTCTGCCCACCTCCCTCCACTGGGAGAACTGGTCCAATGCGTGGGATGACGCGAACATGGGCCAGTACTTCATCAACACGAGCATCGTGGTCGGCGGCTCGGTCGTGGGCACGATGGTGCTCGGTTCCATGGCCGCCTACGTGCTGGCCCGCTTCACCTTCCCGGGCAACAGGTTCATCTACTACCTGTTCGTCGCCGGAATGTCCTTCCCCGTCTTCATGCTGGTGATCCCGCTCTTCTTCGTGATGAGGGACTTCCCCCTCACCTCGCTCCTGGCGTCGTACCACGGACTGATCCTGGTCTACATCGCCTACTCGCTGCCGTTCACCGTCTTCTTCATGACGTCCTTCTTCCGCACCCTGCCGTCCTCGGTGGCGGAAGCGGCGATGATCGACGGTGCCTCGCACACGAGGACGTTCTTCCAGGTCATGCTGCCGATGGCCAAGCCCGGACTGATCAGCATCGGCATCTTCAACTTCCTGGGGCAGTGGAACCAGTACCTGCTGCCGATGGTCCTCAACCAGGAGGAGGACAAGTACGTCCTCACCCAGGGGTTGGCCATGATCGCCCTCCAGCAGGGTTACGAGAACGACTGGGGCGCCCTGATGGCGGGCATGATGATCGCCATGCTCCCCGTGCTCGTCGTCTACACGATCTTCCAGCGTCAGGTGCAGTCCGGTCTGACCGCAGGCGCGATCAAGTAG
- a CDS encoding ROK family transcriptional regulator: protein MQTPGSQTSLHRANRERVVRAVRMAGSLTQAEIARSTGLSAATVSNIVRELKDGGTIEVTPTSAGGRRARSISLRADAGIVVGLDFGHDRLRASVANLAHQILAEESQPLPSDVSVTEGVARAGDLVDRLVATTGVERQKLLGVGLAVPAPVDARTGILGPTSMLPGWSGTDPGTALAQRLGVPVHMDNDANLGALGELVWGGRGVRDLAYIKVGAGIGAGLVMEGRIYRGPGGTAGEIGHVTLDESGPVCRCGNRGCLETFAAEGPVLSLLAPNHGPGLTMERVVRLARDGDLGARRVLADAGRHIGSGVAGLCNLLNPGLVVLGGPIAAAGELILVPIRESVARYALPSAAQQLTVVSGALGERAEVLGALTLVLGELGDSDLLDEGRAPAFR from the coding sequence ATGCAGACTCCGGGATCGCAGACCTCTTTGCACCGGGCCAACCGCGAACGCGTCGTGCGGGCGGTTCGGATGGCGGGGTCGCTCACCCAGGCCGAGATCGCGCGGAGCACCGGTCTGTCGGCGGCCACCGTCTCCAACATCGTCCGAGAGCTCAAGGACGGCGGAACGATCGAGGTCACGCCCACATCGGCGGGCGGTCGACGGGCGCGCAGCATCTCGCTGAGGGCCGATGCCGGCATCGTCGTCGGTCTGGACTTCGGCCATGACCGGCTGCGGGCCTCGGTCGCCAACCTCGCCCATCAGATCCTCGCGGAGGAGTCACAGCCCCTGCCGTCGGACGTCTCCGTCACCGAGGGTGTCGCCCGCGCCGGGGACCTGGTCGATCGGCTCGTCGCCACCACCGGAGTGGAGCGGCAGAAGCTGTTGGGCGTGGGACTGGCGGTCCCGGCTCCCGTCGACGCCCGGACCGGGATCCTCGGCCCGACCTCGATGCTCCCGGGCTGGAGCGGCACCGATCCGGGTACGGCCCTCGCCCAGCGGCTCGGCGTACCCGTCCACATGGACAACGACGCCAACCTCGGGGCCCTGGGCGAACTGGTCTGGGGCGGTCGCGGCGTGCGGGACCTGGCGTACATCAAGGTGGGCGCCGGCATCGGCGCGGGGCTGGTGATGGAGGGCAGGATCTATCGCGGGCCCGGGGGGACTGCGGGGGAGATCGGGCACGTCACGCTGGACGAGTCGGGGCCCGTGTGTCGTTGTGGCAACCGCGGCTGTCTGGAGACCTTCGCAGCCGAGGGCCCGGTGTTGTCCCTGCTCGCTCCGAACCACGGGCCGGGCCTCACCATGGAGCGGGTCGTCCGGTTGGCCCGGGACGGTGACCTCGGCGCTCGCCGCGTCCTCGCCGACGCGGGGCGCCACATCGGCAGTGGCGTGGCGGGCCTGTGCAATCTCCTCAACCCCGGCCTGGTCGTCCTCGGCGGGCCCATCGCCGCGGCGGGGGAACTCATCCTGGTGCCGATCCGTGAATCGGTGGCCCGCTATGCACTCCCCAGTGCCGCACAGCAACTGACCGTGGTGTCGGGAGCGCTCGGCGAGCGGGCGGAGGTGCTCGGCGCGCTCACCTTGGTCCTGGGCGAACTCGGTGATTCCGACCTTCTGGACGAGGGGCGGGCACCGGCCTTCCGTTGA
- a CDS encoding amino acid permease — translation MSTHTDPTGRTGVLRTKSIEQSIRDTEEPEHALTRSLSALDLTVFGVGVIIGTGIFVLTGAVAKENAGPATAIAFAVAGVVCGLAALCYAEFASTVPVAGSAYTFAFASLGELPAWIIGWDLVLEFALGTAVVAVGWSGYVRSLMDNVGWHLPDALAGTNHTYGFAFDLLAFLLVLILTGVLVLGMKLSARVTSVVVAIKVAVVLIVIIAGAFFVKASNYSPFIPPAVKTEGESGLQEPLIQVLFGYAPTNFGVLGIFTAASVVFFAFIGFDVVATAAEETKLPQRDMPRGILGSLLICTTLYVAVSIVVTGMQHYTELSIDAPLADAFKATGHPWYAGVISFGAAVGLTTVCMILLLGQTRVFFAMSRDGLLPRFFSRVHPRFRTPYRATVLLGVLIAIIAGFTSIEELATLVNIGTLFAFVVVAIGVVILRRTRPDLPRAFRTPLVPWLPIASVAASVWLMLNLPTETWLRFGIWMLLGVLVYFCYGRRHSRLAPHRNTSSTKESS, via the coding sequence GTGAGCACACACACAGACCCCACAGGCCGAACGGGTGTCTTGAGAACCAAGAGCATCGAGCAGTCCATCCGCGACACGGAGGAGCCGGAGCACGCGCTCACCAGATCGCTGTCCGCGCTGGACCTCACCGTCTTCGGAGTCGGTGTCATCATCGGCACCGGCATCTTCGTCCTCACCGGTGCGGTGGCCAAGGAGAACGCCGGTCCGGCGACCGCGATCGCCTTCGCCGTGGCCGGTGTGGTCTGCGGCCTCGCCGCCCTGTGCTACGCGGAGTTCGCGTCCACGGTCCCCGTCGCGGGGTCGGCGTACACCTTCGCCTTCGCCTCGCTGGGCGAGCTGCCGGCGTGGATCATCGGCTGGGACCTGGTGTTGGAGTTCGCGCTCGGTACGGCGGTGGTGGCCGTCGGCTGGTCCGGCTATGTCCGCTCGCTGATGGACAACGTGGGTTGGCACCTGCCGGACGCCCTCGCCGGGACCAATCACACCTACGGCTTCGCCTTCGACCTGCTGGCGTTTCTGCTCGTCCTGATCCTGACCGGCGTACTGGTCCTCGGTATGAAGCTCTCCGCCCGGGTGACGTCCGTGGTCGTCGCCATCAAGGTGGCGGTCGTACTGATCGTCATCATCGCCGGCGCGTTCTTCGTGAAGGCGTCGAACTACAGCCCCTTCATCCCGCCGGCGGTGAAGACCGAAGGGGAGTCAGGGCTCCAGGAGCCCCTGATCCAGGTGCTGTTCGGGTATGCACCGACCAATTTCGGTGTCCTCGGCATCTTCACCGCTGCCTCGGTGGTCTTCTTCGCCTTCATCGGCTTCGACGTCGTGGCGACGGCGGCGGAGGAGACCAAGCTTCCGCAGCGGGACATGCCCCGTGGCATCCTCGGGTCGCTCTTGATCTGCACGACGCTGTACGTCGCCGTTTCAATCGTCGTCACCGGGATGCAGCACTACACCGAACTGTCCATCGACGCGCCCCTCGCCGATGCCTTCAAGGCCACCGGCCACCCCTGGTACGCGGGCGTCATCAGCTTCGGCGCCGCTGTCGGACTGACGACCGTCTGCATGATCCTGCTGCTCGGCCAGACCCGGGTGTTCTTCGCGATGAGCCGTGACGGGCTGCTGCCGCGGTTCTTCTCCCGGGTGCACCCGCGTTTCCGGACGCCCTACCGGGCGACCGTTCTCCTCGGTGTACTGATCGCGATCATCGCCGGCTTCACCAGCATCGAGGAGCTGGCGACGCTGGTGAACATCGGCACCCTCTTCGCCTTCGTGGTGGTGGCCATCGGAGTGGTGATCCTGCGCCGCACCCGCCCCGATCTGCCGCGCGCCTTCCGTACACCACTGGTGCCCTGGCTGCCGATCGCCTCGGTCGCCGCTTCCGTCTGGCTGATGCTGAACCTGCCCACCGAGACCTGGCTGCGCTTCGGCATCTGGATGCTGCTGGGCGTGCTGGTCTACTTCTGTTACGGCCGACGCCACAGCCGTCTCGCCCCTCACCGGAACACCTCCTCCACCAAGGAGAGTTCCTAG
- a CDS encoding CapA family protein has translation MTISVALVATLSGAVACGPFGSDDKAVSGEPAFTVAAAGDILPHPQLIEQARKDAAKTGKGEAGLDFDPMMEGIKPVISKADLAICHFEPVAGKPEGPFVGFPDFIVPPQIATSIKNVGYDTCSTASNHALDHGVKGVKDTLDALDKANLKHTGTARTEEEGDQTLILDVKGVKVAHLSFASMFNGREVPKDAPWTANLIDFNAIAAAEKKARMEGAQVVILSLHWGRDNWANLSKTQLTLGPQIARRTTIDLIVGHHTHIVQPMEKVDGTWIAYGLGNQLARHDVPSGLSEEGVIGWFEFIKKGKGWDVRARYVPTYVDIPPDPDDTGNVPKDAVKDHRLVDVARILREDDKLTKEQRARYRLAFERTAGTMLNRGAGGDDLKPLQSLPD, from the coding sequence ATGACGATCTCCGTGGCCCTCGTGGCAACGCTTTCCGGAGCCGTCGCCTGTGGCCCGTTCGGTTCCGATGACAAAGCCGTTTCCGGCGAACCCGCCTTCACGGTTGCTGCGGCCGGGGACATTCTCCCCCACCCCCAGTTGATCGAGCAGGCGCGCAAGGACGCGGCCAAGACCGGCAAGGGGGAGGCGGGGCTCGACTTCGACCCGATGATGGAGGGGATCAAGCCCGTCATCAGCAAGGCGGATCTCGCCATCTGCCACTTCGAGCCGGTCGCCGGCAAACCCGAGGGGCCCTTCGTCGGCTTCCCCGACTTCATCGTGCCGCCGCAGATCGCCACGTCGATCAAGAACGTGGGATACGACACGTGCTCCACCGCGTCCAATCACGCCCTCGATCACGGGGTGAAGGGCGTCAAGGACACCCTCGACGCCCTGGACAAGGCGAACCTGAAGCACACGGGGACGGCGCGTACCGAGGAGGAGGGCGACCAGACGCTCATCCTGGACGTGAAGGGCGTCAAGGTGGCCCATCTCTCCTTCGCCTCCATGTTCAACGGGCGGGAGGTCCCCAAGGACGCCCCCTGGACGGCCAACCTGATCGACTTCAACGCGATCGCTGCGGCGGAGAAGAAGGCCAGGATGGAGGGGGCCCAGGTGGTGATCCTCAGCCTGCACTGGGGTCGGGACAACTGGGCGAACCTCAGCAAGACACAGCTCACCCTGGGGCCTCAGATTGCTAGGAGGACCACCATCGACCTCATCGTCGGCCACCACACGCACATCGTGCAGCCGATGGAGAAGGTGGACGGCACCTGGATCGCGTACGGACTCGGCAATCAACTCGCCCGACATGACGTGCCCTCCGGTCTCAGCGAGGAAGGCGTCATCGGCTGGTTCGAGTTCATCAAGAAGGGCAAGGGGTGGGACGTGCGCGCCCGGTACGTGCCCACGTACGTCGACATTCCACCGGACCCGGACGACACGGGCAATGTCCCCAAGGACGCGGTGAAGGACCATCGACTCGTCGATGTGGCCCGCATTCTTCGCGAGGACGACAAGCTGACCAAGGAGCAGCGGGCCCGGTATCGACTGGCTTTCGAACGTACGGCGGGCACCATGCTCAACCGTGGCGCGGGCGGCGACGACCTGAAACCGCTCCAGTCTCTTCCTGACTGA
- a CDS encoding NTP pyrophosphohydrolase, with translation MPQSPSPATLLIVDGANVMGSVPDGWWRDRHGAAERLRDRLAATAASGFPGLPGDLEIVLVVEGAARGVRSVPGVTVSEAGGSGDDHIVYLAAEARDRPCVVVTADRGLRLRVTQMGAQTVGPRTVYGPAAD, from the coding sequence ATGCCCCAATCCCCAAGCCCGGCGACCCTGCTGATCGTGGACGGGGCGAATGTCATGGGGTCGGTCCCCGACGGCTGGTGGCGCGATCGGCATGGAGCGGCCGAACGGCTGCGGGACCGACTGGCCGCCACCGCGGCCAGCGGCTTCCCCGGACTTCCCGGTGATCTGGAGATCGTGCTCGTGGTGGAGGGCGCGGCACGCGGGGTGCGGTCCGTGCCCGGGGTGACGGTCAGCGAGGCCGGGGGAAGTGGGGATGATCACATCGTCTATCTCGCCGCCGAGGCCCGCGACCGCCCCTGTGTGGTGGTGACGGCGGACCGCGGGCTACGACTTCGGGTGACGCAGATGGGCGCCCAGACCGTGGGCCCGCGCACGGTGTACGGTCCCGCGGCGGACTAG
- a CDS encoding HAMP domain-containing protein has product MSLLGGIRPPIAVLSVLLLALAGVTALTLGRVDQERVPKAVLNSQQYFAEDGAIALRASIDESVTDLTRTADLFSASGSVSPDAVLDKIGNVYQKWMGTAVVEIESGKLLAARGENVPLTVVDRSKLSEKNGLAPRMVRLENGETRLLAFAVLTWKGEPQKLLVASSSLRFPGISLGKLRAIAVIDERAQVLSSDGIDPAEQVMTEFQRLEIKDSKKQLKSFSKYAAKKAKQNPLQSKEPGSGGFKGVSGSITGEHFAGDRLVAGYATLAAPEPGGATVATSLGLTVIAMVKIADPPMAAGGPGFGLAAAGALLLIGGITVALLLGTVQRPLIRLYLESRRLTRGDLTRPVTVPKYGEAARIGDALERIRRQLHGQGDSDGPTRKRRLGARPLLAVAAVLLLVWSAPLMLLLNRAGDSVVVPQQIINDQRERTDTLTDRVRRALNEGHADLLSVASLVGNNTERAEMTDVLERTLAQHLRYESLYVVDKEGEVLARAGGDPRSDGVAPSTQPVRILDTKSKEPVIVGTAEISGRGGAVVGEFRIDFLNSLLKRPGLGQVRVVDAERRVIGGNTGYLAFEKLANSRLDALVAGSNQKVGLSARPSGVLYRTGDDIQIAAAAPFVGGGAAKSLGWTVVSYQPASGLAIPEYSLQNRTVLAGLLGITAAAACLGWLHIVVVRPLRAVTDQAEALAGGDRRTVLYPRHHDEVGAVTRSLELLRQQLAELRKRDGAKTPAGRN; this is encoded by the coding sequence ATGTCGCTATTGGGCGGTATTCGCCCACCTATAGCAGTTCTGTCGGTTCTGCTCCTCGCCCTCGCGGGCGTCACCGCCCTCACCCTCGGACGGGTCGACCAAGAGCGCGTTCCGAAGGCCGTCCTCAACTCCCAGCAGTACTTCGCCGAGGACGGCGCCATCGCCCTGCGCGCCTCCATCGACGAGAGCGTCACGGACCTCACCCGGACCGCCGACCTCTTCAGCGCCTCCGGGTCGGTGTCGCCCGACGCCGTGCTCGACAAGATCGGCAACGTCTACCAAAAGTGGATGGGCACCGCCGTCGTAGAGATCGAGTCGGGCAAACTCCTCGCCGCCCGTGGGGAGAACGTCCCCCTGACGGTGGTCGACCGCTCCAAGCTCTCGGAGAAGAACGGCCTCGCACCCCGGATGGTTCGACTGGAGAACGGCGAGACCCGACTCCTCGCCTTCGCCGTCCTCACCTGGAAGGGCGAGCCGCAGAAGCTGCTCGTCGCCTCCAGCAGTCTCCGTTTTCCCGGAATCAGCCTCGGTAAACTTCGGGCCATCGCCGTGATCGACGAACGCGCGCAGGTCCTCAGCAGCGACGGCATCGATCCGGCCGAGCAAGTGATGACCGAGTTCCAGCGGCTGGAGATCAAAGACTCCAAGAAGCAGCTGAAGTCGTTCTCCAAGTACGCGGCCAAGAAGGCCAAGCAGAACCCCCTCCAGTCCAAGGAACCCGGCTCCGGCGGCTTCAAGGGCGTCAGCGGCAGCATCACCGGTGAACACTTCGCGGGCGACCGGCTCGTGGCCGGCTATGCCACCCTCGCCGCGCCGGAACCCGGCGGCGCCACCGTCGCCACCAGCCTCGGACTCACCGTCATCGCCATGGTCAAGATCGCCGACCCGCCGATGGCCGCAGGCGGGCCTGGCTTCGGCCTCGCCGCCGCCGGTGCACTGCTGTTGATCGGGGGCATCACCGTCGCCCTGCTCCTCGGCACCGTCCAGCGCCCGCTCATCCGGCTGTACCTGGAGAGTCGCCGCCTCACCCGGGGCGACCTCACCCGCCCCGTCACCGTGCCCAAGTACGGTGAGGCGGCCCGCATCGGCGACGCGCTCGAACGCATCCGCCGCCAGCTCCACGGCCAGGGCGACTCCGACGGCCCGACCCGCAAGCGACGCCTCGGCGCCCGCCCGCTGCTCGCCGTCGCAGCCGTGCTGCTGTTGGTCTGGTCGGCGCCCCTGATGCTGCTCCTCAACCGCGCGGGCGACTCCGTCGTCGTACCGCAGCAGATCATCAACGACCAGCGCGAGCGCACCGACACCCTCACCGACCGGGTCAGGCGTGCCCTCAACGAAGGCCATGCGGACCTGCTCTCGGTGGCCTCGCTCGTCGGCAACAACACCGAGCGCGCCGAGATGACCGACGTGCTGGAACGCACCCTCGCCCAGCACCTGCGCTACGAGTCGCTGTACGTCGTGGACAAGGAGGGCGAGGTCCTCGCCCGAGCCGGCGGCGATCCGCGCAGCGACGGCGTGGCACCCTCCACCCAGCCGGTCCGCATCCTCGACACCAAGTCCAAGGAACCCGTGATCGTCGGCACCGCCGAGATCTCCGGGCGCGGCGGGGCCGTCGTGGGCGAGTTCCGCATCGACTTCCTCAACTCGCTGCTCAAGCGCCCCGGCCTCGGTCAGGTGCGGGTCGTGGACGCCGAACGCCGGGTCATCGGCGGGAACACCGGCTACCTCGCGTTCGAGAAGCTCGCCAACAGCCGCCTCGACGCACTCGTCGCGGGCTCCAACCAGAAGGTCGGCCTCAGCGCACGCCCCAGCGGCGTCCTGTACCGCACCGGCGACGACATCCAGATCGCCGCTGCCGCGCCCTTCGTGGGCGGTGGCGCCGCCAAGTCGCTCGGCTGGACCGTGGTGAGCTACCAGCCCGCATCCGGCCTCGCGATCCCCGAGTACAGCCTGCAAAACCGCACCGTCCTGGCCGGACTGCTCGGCATCACCGCCGCAGCCGCCTGCCTCGGCTGGCTCCACATCGTGGTGGTGCGCCCCCTGCGTGCCGTCACCGACCAGGCCGAAGCCCTCGCGGGCGGAGACCGCCGTACCGTCCTCTACCCCCGTCACCACGACGAGGTCGGAGCCGTCACCCGCAGCCTGGAACTCCTCCGCCAGCAGTTGGCGGAGCTCCGCAAGCGCGACGGCGCCAAGACGCCGGCCGGAAGGAACTGA